CCGGTGCCGGTCGGATCGCCCGTCTGAATCATGAAGCCGTCGATAACGCGGTGAAAGTGCACGTCCTCGTACAGCGGCTCGCCGTCGACGTCCTCGCCCGTTTCAGGGTCGGTCCAGGTCCGTTCACCGGTAGCGAGGCCGACGAAGTTCTCGACCGTTCGTGGGACGCGTTTGGCCTCGAGTTCGACGTCGATCCCGCCCTCGCTCGTGTGCAACGTCGCGTGGATGAGTTCGTCGCCGTCGGCTAACCGCCGGTCGACGATCGATTGGTCGTCGTCCGCTCCGTTCTCGCCTGGTCTGTCCCCCTCTCCGTCGGTTTGCTGGTCGTCGTCACTGCCGAGACACCCGGCGAGGGAGACGCCAACAGTCGAGGCAGACAGCGCGAGGAGTGATCGTCGGGATGGAATACTGATTTGTCGTGGGTGTAGCGATGCAATAATGATATCGATCGGACTCGTCCTCGAGTCGGCTGTCAGGGTTGCTCGAGCGACGAGTGTGCCGGGAGGTGGTGAGCCGATTTCGTCTGTCAGTCGTCGGGTCGGTCCTCGACGACGACTGTCCCATCGTACGCTGGGTGTAACTGGTCAACGCCAGAACCTGCGCGTAGTTCCCAATCGCCAGGGACTGTCGCGGTGAACGGACCCGTTGTAAAAAACCGAGCGCCACCGGAGGGAAGCTCATCGTCAACGACGACGGTCGCTGGCTGCGTCGCTTCGTCATCGGCCGGCGGGATTAGTTCGACGGAAGTTTCCCCGGTAACGGGTTCACCACCGGCGTTTCCAAGGACGACAGCAATGTCGAACTCGGTACCGACGACGACGCCGTCCGGTTCCTGTGGCTGCTGCCTGAGAAGCATGACCGTACCCGGTGCGTCTTCGTCCACCTCGAACGCTGGCGCATCGGAACCACTGTCTACGTTTTCACCGTCAGTCTCTCCTGTCGTACCTGTTTCAGACTCGCCGCTGAGGCACCCACTGGCGGTGAGCAACCCGACTGGAACGCTTGCGAGGAGGGCACGCCGGTGCATGTGTGAGCAAACACCGATCACAAACATTTATCTTTTGATATCTTCGCCGCCCCGGAGTGTGCGCGTAGTAGCCGTCCTGGTTCGCGTGATGAACGTTTCCGGGTGGCTACTCGTCGTGGACCGTCACGGACTCGAGTACCACGTCCGCTTTGGGGCGGTCGTTGGGACCGGTCTCGACGGAGCCGATCTCACGGACGACGTCCATGCCGTCGATCACTTCGCCGAAGACGGAGTGGCGGCCGTCGAGGTGCGGGGTCGCGTCGAGGGTGATGAAAAACTGCGAGCCGTTCGTGTTCGGGCCGGAGTTCGCCATCGAGAGCACGCCCGGGCCGTCGTGTGTGAGTTCGTCGTGGAACTCGTCGTCGAACTGGTAGCCGGGACCGCCGCGGCCGGTGCCGGTCGGATCGCCACCCTGGATCATGAAGCCGTCGATGACGCGGTGAAAGAGGACGTCCTCGTAGAGCGGTCGGTCGGTGACGCGCTCGCCCGTCTGGGGGTCAGTCCACTCTCGCTCGCCCGTCGCGAGACCGACGAAGTTGCCGACCGTTCGCGGCGCGCGCTCTTCGAAGAGTTCTACCTCGATGTCGCCCTCACTCGTGTGCAGGGTTGCCGTTGGGTTTCCCATACCCCGAGCGAGGACGGGCCGGGTGAAAACGATGGTGGTCTTCGCCGTCTCCCGTGCGACGACCCACTGTCCCGCACGTACATGTCGCCGGCTGCCCAACGTCCACACATGAGCAACGGGACGCACACGGCGACGGCGGTGACGCTGGCGACGCTCCCCTCGGGCGTCGACCTCACGACCACGGTACACACCTACGAGGGCGCCACCGAGGGACCGACGTGTTACGTCCAGGGTGCTCAGCACGGCCGCGAGATCAACGGCACCGAAGCGTTGCGCCGGTTCCACGACCGACTTTCGCTCGAGGAGCTGTCGGGAACCGTGATCACCGTTCCCGTCGCGAACCCGCTGACGTTCGACCGCGTCTCCTACACGACGCCCGAGATTCTCGACAGCGTCAACCCGAACATGAACCGGATCTGGCCGGGTGACGAGTCGGGCAGCCTCCACCAGCGGATGGCCGCCCGGCTCTGGCCGTACGTCTCCCGCGCCGACGCCGTCGTCGACCTCCACACCGGCAGCCCCGACATGCTCCCGCACGTCGTCTACACCGACGGCGACGCCGACTCCCGGGCGCTCGCGGAGGCGTTCGGAACCGACCTCCTGCTCGCCGAGGAGGGACTCGAGGACGCGTCCGACGAGTGGCATCGCCGCGGATTCGCCGGCAAACTCCGCGTCGCGGCCGCCGCGGAGGGGATCCCATCGATCACGCCGGAACTCGCCCACAACAAGCAGATCCTCGAGGACGTCGTCGAAGACGGCGTCGACGGCCTGTTCGCCGTCCTCCGCCACCTCGGGATGCTCGAGGGTGACGTCCCCGGGTGGGACGGCACGCTCGCAAAAAACCACCTCGGGCAGGTGAACGCGACCACGTCGGGGCTGTTCCGTGCGGCCCCGTCGCTCGAGCTCGGCCAGCACGTCGACGTGGGGACCGAACTCGGAACCGTCTACCACCCGGCGTCCTTCGCCACTCTCCAGCACGCGAGCGCCGACCGCGAGGGGATCCTCTTTACACTCACTCGGGAGGCGACGGTCGTTGCGGGCGACAAGCTCGCAAGCGTCGCGCTCGAGCGGTGAGTCTCCATCGACGTTTTCACCCGCGACCGCCTACGGCCAGGCATGGCAGACAGCGACGATCCGGAGCCCAGCGTGAACATCAGCGGGGGCACATCTGGCGGCGGCGTCGAGGCGGCCTTCGACCCCGCCACGGCCGACACCCGCGCCGAAGCGGTCGTCGACCGACTCGGAGAGCGCTACTGGCAGAAGACCTACGGCGGCCAGGACGCGTTCACCTGCCTCGTCCGGACGATCCTGAGCCAGAACACGAGCGACGTGGCGAGTCAGCCCGCTCACGACGCGCTGATCGCGAAGTACGACGGTGACGACGTCGACCTCGCAGCCGCGCTCGCGGCCGCCGACCGCGACGAACTCGCAGAGACGATCAGCTCGGCGGGGCTGTACAACCAGAAGTCCAGGGTGATCCAGGAAACCGCCGAGTGGGTGCTCGAGGCGTACGACTCCGCGACCACCTTCGACGCGTTCGTCAAAGCGGGCGACCCCGAGACGGTGCGCGAGACGCTGCTCGGGATCACCGGTGTCGGCCCGAAGACGGCCGACTGCGTCCTCCTCTTCGCGGGCGGGCGGTCGGGAGTCTTTCCGGTGGACACCCACGTCCACCGGATCTACCGCCGGCTGGGGATCGCGCCGGCCGACGCGGACCACGAGACGGTACGGGAGGTGCTCGAGCGGGAGATTCCCGCCGAGAAGTGTGGCTTCGGGCATACGGCTTCGATCCAGTTCGGCCGCGAGTGCTGTACGGCGCGGAAGCCGGCCTGTCTCGAAGATCCGGAGGCATGTCCGATGGCCGATCTCTGCGACCAGGTCGGCGTCTACCCCGAGACGGGTGAGGTCGTCGATCCGGCCGACGCGCCCGAGGCCGAGCACTCGTAGTTCAGCCCGTCTGTTCGTTACAACGATCCGTCTCAGGTCGGTCTGGGCGCGAACTCGAGCGCCTCGAAGGCGTCGACCAGCAGGTCACCGGCGCGTCTGGCGCCGATGACGTTGCGGGCGAACGGGCCGAGGACGCCCTGGGCCGCGATTCCCGAGACGGCGACTCGAGCGTTCGTCCCGTCGACGCGACGCCAGCGGAGGGTGTCGTCGTCGAGCACCGGCGCGCCCCGATAGCCCGCCGCCAGGTCGGTCCCATCGCGGAGCCGTCGATACAGCGGCGCGTCGTACGGCGAGTTGAACCCCGTCGCGAGCACGAGCTCGTCGACCCAGGTGGCGGTGCCGTCCCGGCAGGTGAGGACGACGGTGCCGCCCGCGGGCGTGACGGCCTCGATCTCGCTTCGCTCGAGGTCGACCCAGTCGCGGTCGATCGTCCGGCGGAGACGGGCGAACACTTCGGGAGACATCGAGCCGTCGCGGCGCGCCTCGGCGACGGTTTGCTCCCGGTCTCGAGACCCTGGCGGGAGCGCCTGGAGCTCGTCGACGGCACCCGAGAAGTGCATCCACTCGCGGCCCGCCTCGAGCGTCTCGACCCGGAACGGGCTCCGTGCGAACAGCGTCACGTCCCGACCGGGCTGGGCCAGGGTCGTCGCGAGCTGTGCCGCCGTGATGCCACCGCCGACGATGCCGATCCGTGCGGTCTCGCCCACCGTGTCGGGATCGAACCCGTCGTCCCAGACGTGCGTGACCGACGCGTCGGCCGGGAGATCGCGGGCCCATTCGGGGCGAGCGTAGGAGCTGCCGTGGCCGATCGCGAGCACGCACGCCCCCGTCGAGAGTCGGCCTGCCGTCGTCTCGACGTCGACGCCCCCGGCTCGCTCCTCGAGATCGGTCGCCCGTGCCTCGATGAGCGTCGACTCGAGACCGTAGCGGTCGACGACGGCGGCGGCGTGGTCGAAAAACAGCTCGACCGTCGGCCGTTCGGCGCCGACCTCGCTCGGGACGAGTTCGTCCTCGCGACCGCGCGAACGGGCGAAGTCTCTGAGCGAGAACGGGTCGACGTCGACGTGGTGGACGAACGGCGACCGCAGTTCCCGCATTCCACACTGCGCGCACTTCCGCCGGAACGCCGCCAGCAGGCCGTCCGGTTCGACGATTCGCAGGCGGTCGCGTTCGACGACGCCGGCCTCGAGGAGCCGCACCGCGAGGTGGACGCCGTGGACGCCGCCGCCGACGATCGCGACGCCCGGGTCAGCCGTCGACTCGGAAGCCACGGTCTCTGAGCAACTCGGGGACGCGGTCGGTGTGGTCGCCCTGCAGTTCGATTCGACCGTCGGTCGTGGTTCCGCCCGTCGCGAGCGATCGTTTGAGTTCTGAGGCGACCGACGTCACGTCGACGGCGTCGGCGTCGAACCCCTCGACGATCGTCATCGCCTTCCCGTAGCGGCGTTCCTCGACGCTGATCGTGAGAACCTGCGTCCCCGTCGCGAGATCGCCGTGGCCATCGAGCTCGTCGAGCAGTTCTTCGAGTGAGTCGTCCGTAGTCACGTGTTCCACATCAACAGTTACTGATATAATATTATCGAAGGTCACATAGTTAATATCTTTTCGCTGTTGTTTCAGTCAGTCGATCGTCGATGGGGCCTTCGACGTTCGTACCCGTTCTCCGGCGGAGGCTGGTCGTCCCGGGAGCAGGTCGGGGCGCTTTCGGGCGCTCGTCACCAGACTGTTCGTCTCGTGAACCGGTTCGCACGGTGAGTGACCCGAACCAAAGGCTAAAGAGCGAAACTGACCAATAATTGTGCAATGACTATCGCTCGTCTGTTGCGGAGGGATCTCTCGTGGGCGTCGAGATAAAAGAGAACAGGGTAAGTGACGCCGAGTTCGAGGAGATGAAAGGGTTCGTCTTCGACTACCTCGCGGCCAGCGTCGAGAACGAAGAGGAGGGCGGCCGCATGCGCTGGTACCCGTGGCACTCCGCGGAGTACCGGCACAACCACATCCTCAACGTGGTCGAACTCGCGACCGAGATCGCCGAGAACGAGGGCGCGGACGTCGACGTCACCCGCGTCGCCGCCCTCTTTCACGACGTGGCCAAACTCGAGGCCGACCAGGAACTCCACGCCGAAGCCGGTGCGCGCGTCGCTCGCGAGTACCTCTCCTCGCGCGGTGAGTACCCCGAATCGTTCGTCAGCCAGGTGTGTCGCGCGATCGAACGCCACTCCTATCAGGGCGACCTGCACGACGTCTCCCTCGAGACGCAGTGTCTCATCGAGGCCGACTTGCTCGACAAGGTGGGCGCCAACGGCGCCACGCTGATGCTCTTGCGGATGGGCTACGAGGCACGCACCCACATGGAGGCCGACGAGATCGTCGAACGCGTCTTAGAGCGGGGGATCGACGCCGCAAACCGCGTCGAGAGCGACACCGCCGAGAGCATCGCCCACCAGCGACTCAAGCGCGTCCGCTGGTTCCGCGAGTGGCTGCAGGACGAGATCGCCGGGATGGGTGACTGAGGCCGTCGATCCGGCGACGCGCACCCGTCGCGACTAGTCCTCGGTGAGTAGTGGATACGCAACTTCCCACAGGTGGTCGTCCGGATCCGCGAAGTAGCCGGAGTAGCCGCCCCAGAAGACCTCCTGTGCCGGTTTCACGAGTCGACCACCGGCGTCGACGGCCTGCTCGAGAATTGCGTCCACCTCGTCCCTCGAGGCCACGTTGTGCGCCAGCGTGACCCCCGAGAACCCGGTTCTGTCGTCCGGAACGGTGGCGTCTTCGGCGAGCAGTTCTCGCGGGTAGACTGACAGCCAGGTTCCCTCGAGTGTGAAGAAGGCGATGTCGTCGTCCGGGTCGCGGTCGTCCATGGGAAACCCGAGTCCGTCCCGGTAGAAGCGAATCGAGTCGTCGACGTCCGAGACGCCGAGCGTGACGAGCGTGATACGTGGGTCCATAGGCAAAATTCTCCTTCCCGATCATAATGCTACCGACGCTGAACCGACCGCGAGAGAATCGGACGCACCGCGTTCGACGGGGGTCGCCCTCGAGTCAGCGGTACGCCTCGAACTCCCGCCCGAACAGCAGGAAGTAGGCGGTGCCGACGAGGCCGATGGCGGTCGCGATCGTAAAGGCGAGGGTGGGGCTGCCGGCGAGAACCACCTCGCCCGTCAGCGGATTCGAGAAGCCGCCCCAGATGAGCCCGCCGAGGGCGGCGCTCGGGATGACGAGCAGGTTGCGAACGAGGTAGTACGAGCCCGTCACGCGGCCGCCCGTTCCCAGCTCGGCGGGGCCGACGATCAGCGCCTTGTGTGCCGGCAGGCCGGCGAACCGGAGGCCGGAGAACGCGAAGAGCAGGGCGAGCACGAGCGCGCTCTCGGGGGCGGAGATGAGCACGATCGGGAACACGGCGTAGACCAGAAACCCGCCGGCGACGACGGGTTTCAGCCCGACTCGCTCGGCCAGTTTCGCCGACGGTACCAGGACGGCCAGCGCGATCAGCATCTCGAGGCCGAGCAGGAGGCCAAAGAAGGCCTGCGGCGAGAGCGAGCCGCCGACGACGGGAAGCGACGTGGGGAGTGTGAGCCCGACCGCGAGGAACTCCGTGACGACGAGCACGAAGAAGATGTAGACCATGCCGTTGGCGAAGCGAACGAGGGTGTCGGCGACGAGCAGCGGACGGAGTTCGGGCGGGAGATTGCTGAGGTCCTCGACGAGCTGGGAGACGCCCTCGAACTCCTTGCCGAAGCTATCTTCGCTCGAGTCGTACAGCACGTGCTGGCCGACCGTGCCGACGATTCCGAAGACGACCGCCACCCCGAGGATCAGCTGGAACGCGAGGACGACGTCGGCTGCGGCTCCCGTGAACGGCGCGAAGAGCACGGCGGCGATCAGCGGGCCGACGAGGAAGGCCGTCCGCCGGAACAGCTCCGTGCTCGCAAAGCCCATCGCCAGCCGATTCGGCGGGACGGCCTGTTTGACGATGGCGTACGTCGCGCCGAGACCGAACGACTTCCACGCCTGGGCGAAGCACAACCCGACGAAGACGGCGACGATCGAGAGTTCGATGGGGCCGATCGCGATTCCCGAGAGGAACGGTGCGGCGAGCCAGATACAAAAGCCGATCGTCGCCAGCAGGCCGAACGCGGTGAGCGCGTAGCGCGAGCC
This portion of the Natronobeatus ordinarius genome encodes:
- the yciH gene encoding stress response translation initiation inhibitor YciH, whose amino-acid sequence is MTTDDSLEELLDELDGHGDLATGTQVLTISVEERRYGKAMTIVEGFDADAVDVTSVASELKRSLATGGTTTDGRIELQGDHTDRVPELLRDRGFRVDG
- a CDS encoding endonuclease III domain-containing protein, with product MADSDDPEPSVNISGGTSGGGVEAAFDPATADTRAEAVVDRLGERYWQKTYGGQDAFTCLVRTILSQNTSDVASQPAHDALIAKYDGDDVDLAAALAAADRDELAETISSAGLYNQKSRVIQETAEWVLEAYDSATTFDAFVKAGDPETVRETLLGITGVGPKTADCVLLFAGGRSGVFPVDTHVHRIYRRLGIAPADADHETVREVLEREIPAEKCGFGHTASIQFGRECCTARKPACLEDPEACPMADLCDQVGVYPETGEVVDPADAPEAEHS
- a CDS encoding MFS transporter, encoding MSLEERQPAQQEPDPFDAYRQFFALERDVLVLSLAMFAFSLGFQMTNRYMAEYLAALGATAFVIGLFGTFGNVISALYPYPGGAISDRIGSRYALTAFGLLATIGFCIWLAAPFLSGIAIGPIELSIVAVFVGLCFAQAWKSFGLGATYAIVKQAVPPNRLAMGFASTELFRRTAFLVGPLIAAVLFAPFTGAAADVVLAFQLILGVAVVFGIVGTVGQHVLYDSSEDSFGKEFEGVSQLVEDLSNLPPELRPLLVADTLVRFANGMVYIFFVLVVTEFLAVGLTLPTSLPVVGGSLSPQAFFGLLLGLEMLIALAVLVPSAKLAERVGLKPVVAGGFLVYAVFPIVLISAPESALVLALLFAFSGLRFAGLPAHKALIVGPAELGTGGRVTGSYYLVRNLLVIPSAALGGLIWGGFSNPLTGEVVLAGSPTLAFTIATAIGLVGTAYFLLFGREFEAYR
- a CDS encoding HD domain-containing protein, translated to MGVEIKENRVSDAEFEEMKGFVFDYLAASVENEEEGGRMRWYPWHSAEYRHNHILNVVELATEIAENEGADVDVTRVAALFHDVAKLEADQELHAEAGARVAREYLSSRGEYPESFVSQVCRAIERHSYQGDLHDVSLETQCLIEADLLDKVGANGATLMLLRMGYEARTHMEADEIVERVLERGIDAANRVESDTAESIAHQRLKRVRWFREWLQDEIAGMGD
- a CDS encoding succinylglutamate desuccinylase/aspartoacylase family protein — encoded protein: MSNGTHTATAVTLATLPSGVDLTTTVHTYEGATEGPTCYVQGAQHGREINGTEALRRFHDRLSLEELSGTVITVPVANPLTFDRVSYTTPEILDSVNPNMNRIWPGDESGSLHQRMAARLWPYVSRADAVVDLHTGSPDMLPHVVYTDGDADSRALAEAFGTDLLLAEEGLEDASDEWHRRGFAGKLRVAAAAEGIPSITPELAHNKQILEDVVEDGVDGLFAVLRHLGMLEGDVPGWDGTLAKNHLGQVNATTSGLFRAAPSLELGQHVDVGTELGTVYHPASFATLQHASADREGILFTLTREATVVAGDKLASVALER
- a CDS encoding peptidylprolyl isomerase — its product is MGNPTATLHTSEGDIEVELFEERAPRTVGNFVGLATGEREWTDPQTGERVTDRPLYEDVLFHRVIDGFMIQGGDPTGTGRGGPGYQFDDEFHDELTHDGPGVLSMANSGPNTNGSQFFITLDATPHLDGRHSVFGEVIDGMDVVREIGSVETGPNDRPKADVVLESVTVHDE
- a CDS encoding FAD/NAD(P)-binding protein, encoding MASESTADPGVAIVGGGVHGVHLAVRLLEAGVVERDRLRIVEPDGLLAAFRRKCAQCGMRELRSPFVHHVDVDPFSLRDFARSRGREDELVPSEVGAERPTVELFFDHAAAVVDRYGLESTLIEARATDLEERAGGVDVETTAGRLSTGACVLAIGHGSSYARPEWARDLPADASVTHVWDDGFDPDTVGETARIGIVGGGITAAQLATTLAQPGRDVTLFARSPFRVETLEAGREWMHFSGAVDELQALPPGSRDREQTVAEARRDGSMSPEVFARLRRTIDRDWVDLERSEIEAVTPAGGTVVLTCRDGTATWVDELVLATGFNSPYDAPLYRRLRDGTDLAAGYRGAPVLDDDTLRWRRVDGTNARVAVSGIAAQGVLGPFARNVIGARRAGDLLVDAFEALEFAPRPT
- a CDS encoding VOC family protein, producing MDPRITLVTLGVSDVDDSIRFYRDGLGFPMDDRDPDDDIAFFTLEGTWLSVYPRELLAEDATVPDDRTGFSGVTLAHNVASRDEVDAILEQAVDAGGRLVKPAQEVFWGGYSGYFADPDDHLWEVAYPLLTED